One region of Duncaniella freteri genomic DNA includes:
- a CDS encoding DUF4099 domain-containing protein, whose amino-acid sequence MEQNKEQQQSEVLIARNNETGQVGVVVGQNPDGTPKMADVKSAKLSDLVKFSKGQNPLEAFMSNFIRQAKNPSLFGFFKIPETEFDKIGPAMSDMLQDPVANADLLKPFEVDAKSMAKEQTVTEQHDQTPAKETSTAIKMAPVDPNKVDWDTIEKQWGIKRDDLEKSGAMQQMVYNHKSPQLFTLRPEIGGEKFEAQARLSFKSNPDGSFTLTPHFVKHEPQLDKTYKGYTFTDEDKAQLRKTGNLGRSVDLTDPKTGEVKKSLVSIDRLTNEIESIPVDKIYIKNKVANIELDMKQIGILKDGGIIREQHIELPNGRKFTADLQYNADKRDVVFVNSEQYRQKREQSQEQGGQQYNSWLDKEGNIKNLTKWKGVPLSETAQADYRAGKQIMVGEIPDRNGNPCTVYLQFDPEKQRPKQTYVYPDKEKVVGIASESKTQYAVNNEGKTNEPTKGVKEPLQRGQTEPKNEEQKKQQKPKGPKL is encoded by the coding sequence GCCCGCAACAACGAAACAGGGCAGGTCGGCGTAGTCGTGGGACAGAATCCCGACGGCACCCCGAAAATGGCGGATGTAAAATCCGCGAAGCTCAGTGACCTTGTGAAATTTTCCAAAGGTCAGAATCCCCTCGAAGCCTTCATGTCGAACTTCATCCGGCAGGCAAAGAACCCATCGCTATTCGGTTTCTTCAAGATTCCTGAAACTGAGTTCGACAAGATCGGTCCGGCGATGTCCGATATGCTCCAAGACCCTGTGGCTAACGCCGACCTTCTTAAACCCTTTGAGGTTGACGCTAAATCAATGGCAAAGGAACAGACGGTTACTGAACAGCATGACCAGACTCCGGCAAAGGAGACTTCTACCGCAATCAAGATGGCACCGGTTGACCCCAACAAAGTTGACTGGGACACCATCGAAAAACAATGGGGCATCAAGAGAGATGACCTCGAAAAGTCCGGAGCAATGCAGCAGATGGTATATAACCACAAGTCTCCGCAGCTTTTCACCCTGAGACCGGAAATCGGCGGCGAGAAATTCGAGGCACAGGCCCGGCTCTCGTTCAAGTCCAATCCTGACGGCAGTTTTACCCTCACGCCTCATTTTGTGAAGCACGAGCCTCAACTCGACAAAACTTATAAAGGCTATACCTTCACGGACGAGGATAAGGCTCAGCTCCGCAAGACAGGAAATCTGGGCAGATCTGTTGACCTTACTGACCCGAAAACCGGGGAGGTCAAGAAGTCGCTCGTCAGCATCGACCGTCTCACCAATGAGATTGAAAGTATCCCCGTGGATAAAATCTACATCAAGAACAAGGTCGCCAACATCGAACTTGACATGAAGCAGATCGGCATCCTCAAAGACGGAGGCATAATCAGAGAGCAGCATATCGAGCTGCCCAACGGACGGAAGTTTACCGCCGACCTTCAGTACAATGCCGACAAGCGCGATGTGGTTTTCGTCAACTCGGAACAATACCGCCAGAAGCGGGAGCAATCTCAGGAACAGGGTGGACAGCAGTACAACTCATGGCTCGACAAGGAGGGCAACATCAAGAACCTCACCAAATGGAAAGGTGTGCCGCTCTCCGAAACCGCCCAAGCTGACTATCGTGCCGGCAAACAGATTATGGTAGGAGAAATCCCTGACCGAAACGGGAATCCCTGCACGGTCTATCTCCAGTTTGACCCTGAGAAGCAGCGTCCGAAGCAGACCTATGTCTATCCCGACAAAGAGAAGGTTGTCGGCATAGCCAGCGAGAGCAAGACGCAATATGCTGTCAACAATGAGGGTAAGACCAACGAACCCACAAAAGGGGTTAAGGAACCGCTCCAAAGGGGGCAGACCGAACCCAAAAACGAAGAGCAGAAGAAACAGCAAAAGCCAAAAGGCCCCAAACTCTGA
- a CDS encoding DNA topoisomerase, translating into MKVIITEAAPVASAIARALNVTTNVAVPGVIYNNDIAVITVTPDFIRPFGLGVLPGKDALPIVPERYTYGIRHTPDENGRYGISTEDKTYADYIGKLIRGGDEVIFASDGGADAQGRFANICRFFKVGAPTSRMFLTRLERKAIKSAFKIRQWGRKFHNLAQTGLVGMAMDEAFKYNVSEAYRSLFKEMKSPICRQDVLVLAAVRNYLESDAEARGQHVPVNTHSVMVSGVALGKDVKFYPCSTYSTKEEAAEAYKNLCVPATVEASDVMLDTEMSPSPALFTLTTLQSEAWEKLNLNFSTTRDIAVSLYERGFISSPLTSCAKLPESLRDELRRYKWCRKYSFVADGTISGNHGIIISGNKPLFLDSDEQRVYDLIRSRFYANLAGPTAVNELVIEVEINGEPFYGTIPYTPDIKVPKAVEVKLTGKSQFSHTSVAPTAPKMNDLLCAISMLLRSLSDKYNPGMPFTLAHHDVADAFDRLRDNRLLLDVCGEPAITGEGNLLLETFNATYALGHLMAYQVEVERLYGDRKNSVGGAQLMNEYGKWIYAKTEQLITDHRLFPAKVDTHVCPICGRHSVIRYPRVAKCHVCGFTMPLQFMGHKFTDKEVASLLTHGYTSQIMFTNRHGHEFYDIVVRGKGKGLSFAPIEAKLY; encoded by the coding sequence ATGAAAGTCATAATTACCGAGGCCGCTCCCGTGGCTTCAGCCATCGCCCGCGCCCTTAACGTAACCACCAATGTAGCCGTCCCCGGCGTAATCTACAACAATGACATCGCTGTCATCACCGTCACTCCTGACTTCATCCGTCCCTTCGGACTCGGAGTGCTTCCCGGCAAGGACGCTCTCCCCATCGTACCGGAACGCTACACCTACGGTATCCGACATACTCCTGATGAAAACGGCCGTTACGGAATCTCGACCGAGGACAAGACCTATGCCGACTATATTGGTAAACTTATCCGTGGCGGCGATGAGGTAATCTTCGCGTCCGACGGCGGAGCCGACGCTCAGGGACGTTTCGCCAACATCTGCCGTTTCTTCAAAGTCGGCGCACCCACAAGCCGTATGTTCCTGACCCGTCTGGAGCGCAAGGCAATCAAGTCGGCGTTCAAGATCCGTCAGTGGGGACGTAAGTTCCATAATCTCGCCCAGACAGGACTTGTGGGCATGGCGATGGACGAGGCTTTCAAGTACAATGTTTCGGAAGCATACCGTTCACTGTTCAAGGAAATGAAGTCGCCTATCTGCCGTCAGGACGTGCTTGTACTTGCCGCCGTCAGGAACTATCTTGAATCCGACGCAGAAGCCCGTGGCCAACACGTTCCCGTCAACACCCATTCCGTAATGGTGAGCGGCGTGGCACTCGGCAAGGATGTCAAATTCTATCCTTGTTCGACATACTCCACCAAAGAGGAGGCGGCGGAGGCATACAAGAATCTGTGTGTGCCGGCAACAGTCGAGGCTTCCGATGTTATGCTCGACACTGAGATGAGTCCGTCTCCGGCACTCTTCACTCTCACCACGCTCCAGAGCGAGGCATGGGAAAAACTGAACCTCAATTTCTCCACAACCCGCGACATCGCCGTCAGCCTCTATGAGCGTGGTTTTATCTCGTCGCCCCTGACATCATGCGCAAAACTGCCCGAATCGTTGCGCGATGAACTCCGCCGCTACAAATGGTGCAGGAAGTATTCCTTTGTCGCCGACGGTACAATCTCCGGCAATCACGGAATCATAATCTCAGGCAACAAGCCTCTGTTTCTCGACAGTGATGAACAGCGCGTATATGACCTTATCCGTTCACGCTTCTACGCCAACCTTGCCGGGCCTACCGCAGTTAACGAGCTGGTTATCGAGGTGGAAATCAACGGCGAACCGTTCTATGGAACTATCCCTTACACCCCCGACATCAAGGTGCCTAAGGCCGTGGAAGTGAAACTCACCGGTAAATCCCAATTCTCCCACACCTCAGTGGCTCCCACAGCGCCCAAAATGAACGATCTTCTCTGCGCAATCTCAATGTTGCTCCGTTCACTATCGGACAAATACAATCCCGGTATGCCTTTCACATTGGCACACCATGATGTGGCGGACGCATTCGACCGTCTCCGCGACAACCGCCTTCTTCTGGACGTATGCGGTGAACCGGCAATCACCGGCGAGGGAAATCTCCTGCTTGAAACCTTCAACGCAACTTATGCCCTCGGTCACCTTATGGCATATCAGGTAGAGGTTGAACGGCTCTACGGCGACCGCAAGAACAGTGTCGGCGGAGCGCAGCTCATGAATGAGTATGGTAAATGGATCTATGCCAAGACCGAACAGCTCATCACCGACCACCGTCTGTTCCCGGCTAAGGTAGATACCCATGTCTGCCCGATATGCGGCCGACACTCGGTTATCCGCTATCCCCGCGTTGCGAAATGCCATGTCTGCGGATTCACCATGCCTTTGCAGTTCATGGGCCACAAGTTCACCGACAAGGAGGTCGCCAGCCTTCTGACCCACGGCTACACATCGCAGATAATGTTCACCAACCGCCACGGCCATGAGTTCTACGACATCGTTGTGCGCGGCAAGGGCAAAGGGCTGTCATTCGCCCCGATTGAAGCCAAATTATACTGA